The following coding sequences lie in one Leucoraja erinacea ecotype New England chromosome 20, Leri_hhj_1, whole genome shotgun sequence genomic window:
- the gng13b gene encoding guanine nucleotide-binding protein G(I)/G(S)/G(O) subunit gamma-13b produces the protein MEDWDAPQFKMEVDSLKYQLSFKREMSSKTIPDFVKWIEEGVPNDPFLNPELMKSNPWVEKGKCAIL, from the exons ATGGAAGATTGGGATGCACCACAATTCAAGATGGAAGTCGATAGTCTGAAGTATCAACTGTCCTTCAAGAGGGAAATGTCTTCCAAAACTATCCCTGA CTTTGTGAAGTGGATAGAAGAAGGAGTTCCAAACGACCCATTCCTCAACCCAGAACTAATGAAGAGCAACCCGTGGGTAGAGAAAGGCAAATGTGCTATACTTTGA